A stretch of DNA from Paramisgurnus dabryanus chromosome 19, PD_genome_1.1, whole genome shotgun sequence:
acaaaatagtatttatgttGTTAAAATAGTTCAGAATTGAATAAGAGTGCATCAGTTTCATTATATTTGCATGTTAGAATAACTACAGCCTGTGTAAATATAGTCTATGGTAATTGTTACAGAAGCatctattattataatattttttgtcaGTCAACATGAACAACCCTGAAGACTGGAATAATGGACCGGAGCAACCGGGTAAAGATAACAGTGAGATTATTTCCCGAATGTTGACTCTTCTCGGATTGGCTGCCTATCGTAAGTACATGACACAGGTAATCTTTGAAAGGATACATAttgtttttacttattttaatgttgttcaaaacacatgcaaaacacATCCCCCTCCAAGGGGAAAGTTGATGCAAGTATTGGCAATGCTGTTTTCCCATACCTTGACAGTTTATCTTGGGCTGTTGTAGGATGTATCTGGGACAGAAACTCTCAGAAGAAAATCAATCAGATCCAGGTTAAACATGAAATGGACATGAAgataaaaaacatacaaatagcTCAGCTAAAGCGTGATCTAGAGAGAAAAGATAAGGCAGTAAAGAAAAATGAAGAGATGAAGACGTCAGTGGCTTTGAAGGAAGTAGAGGACAAGCTGAAGGAAAGACAGAAGGTCTTCTGCAGCTATACTACACCCCGTAACCGGAGGTTTGAGATAGAGAAAGATCTAATGAATCTAGCCAAACAGCCGTGTTTTGCTCATCTGAATATGGAGGATGGACTTAGGAATATTTTTAAGCATGATCGCAGCTGtgatggcatttttgacaaagaTGACAGCAGGAATGGGACACTCATGGGGAAGTTCCTCTCTGAATGGAAGCTTAACAAAATCAAATGAAAGTGGAAAGTGCTGTCCCTGGCAATCAAACTAGAAAATAATAGACATGGAATCTGTTTAAAATCATCAATTTTCCACAATGCTTTTACTGTTTCACTgctattacatttaaaaatacaataatgtCTTGTGGGCCAAAATTAATAGAAATAATACAATTACAGGGGGTGTTAGATGTATAAtgtaaattatacattttataatttgttACATGTTAGAAGAATTGTGTGAATATGCATAAATTGATTGCTGACTGGTCGGTTTATGTCATTTGCCAAATAGGACTGGGATCAAAAACTTTAATATTAATCAAAAAGTTGTTAATATATGCTTATAATACTTATCTATGtttaatttcatataaataGCTCTTCTTTGTCCTtagaatttaaataaatttggcGTATGGTCACAAGCTTTCACTTTTCAAGTTTCACCTCTCCTATTTTCACCTCTCCTAGTGTTTGTCTTACATACATAAAATAAGACTGTGTGTGCCACACCTTCTCAAGAATCATGTGATCATTTGCGGTTACATGATTCCATAATGGAATCCAGAACATAATGCAAAGAACTTAAAGCAAATCGTGGGAGTTCTAAACAGATGAGAATAGTCTGAGTCTAAAGAGATTGAGAAGAATTATTGACAAAGACCAAAAGGAGAACAAAGCCATGATTCACATGGTCTGCATGCTATTTTAGAgaagacatttattaatttCCCCGAGCTTTTATTCTCATACAGATTGATTTTTTAAGccaatcaaaatatttttttataaataataaaacattgtGGCTTGATTTGGTTCATTCATTGCTTACATTTTGCACAGTGCAACTGTTGGCAAggaaaatgtttctttattttctcCATAATTACTTACCTTACTAATGCTACAGGTTTCCTACAGTTACAAAACATAtacaccctgctgaaaaaaacaataaaaccattacagaaaattctaatggtttccattaaaataccaataggaaccattagcttttaccattaaaaccactacactgtagtgtgttttgggccatattccattagaatcCAATatatattccattagaaccaatacatagaaccaacagaaccaatacataccataagagaccaacaaaaaccaatacactgtagtgtgttttgggccatattccattagaaccaataaaattccccccaaaaaacaataaaactattagaattttctgtaatagttttattgtttttatcagCAGGGCAGTATGAGAAAATATCAAATGTGACAGTCAATCTCTAATACTGTAaatacttttatacttttaataattaaaaatgtcatATTATGGTTAATCTAAATCTAAATGTTTGTCTTACCTGCACATTTAACttgttttgttaaattgtaAACATTAGCCTTAGCCTAGCATCTCAGTTTCACACAACACATACTCAActgttgtatttatttataaaacataaataaaactaaacatCTTACTTTCAATGAAGCATTTATAAGGTTAATAACGATTAAATTCTGTCAACGTTTAGTGGTGCtataacatttttattacaACAATATAAATTCTGTAAATGAAAAAATTACCGCTTTTCAGtttcaaaaactaaaaattataTGTCACATGTACAAACCAGAAAGAAATGTGACACATGACATAGTGCATAGTTAAAAGTGAACTTTTATGTCCTTTCAAACCCATAAAATCTTGTTCCATGGAAAACAAGAATTTCCTGTACTGTAGATTGAATAGTGACAGAGGCTGTCAGTCCCTAACATTCTGCTTAACATCTCGATCTCTTTTTCCATTCCACAAAAATCATATTTGGTAGGGAAATGACAGAATTCTCATTTTGGCTGAACTATTCCTTTCCAGGATGCTTCATATTGTGATTCATTTCACTGAACCATGGGTTTGACATTTTCCTGGGGTGTTTTAATTTTAGGATGGATCTGGTTAAGAGATTCCCGAAAGGAAATCAAGCAGATCAAGGTCAAGCATGAAAGCAAGATGAAGACCATTCAAGTGGATCTGGAGTAGCAAGTCTCAAAAAAGAAATAGTTCAGTTCTAGTGGAAGTGGATCTAGTAGAGGCTCTGAAGAAAGGTAAAGATCGAGAGATATAGGCAGCAGTGGCTTTGAAGAAAGTAGAGGTTAGGCTGATAGAGAGGCAGTGGAGAAGCTTATTGCAGTGGTGACCCCCATGAGAAGGTTTGAGGAAGATCTACTGACTTCAGCATCTGGAGATGAGGAAAATCTTACGGATATTTTTGAGCACAATCACAGAAAATAACAGAACAGGGAGTAATACTTAGATTTatgagtctgtctgtctgtctgtctgtctgtctgtctatgtataAAGCTCTTTATAATCCTATTAAGTCTTGTAGATGAAAGGATAAATAATTACAAACAGGTAactaaaaaaatcttgaaaagtCAGTGAAAAGTTTCATATATTTATAGGTTTTGGTTGACATTATGATAACATTC
This window harbors:
- the LOC135771598 gene encoding coiled-coil domain-containing protein 127-like, with amino-acid sequence MNNPEDWNNGPEQPGKDNSEIISRMLTLLGLAAYRCIWDRNSQKKINQIQVKHEMDMKIKNIQIAQLKRDLERKDKAVKKNEEMKTSVALKEVEDKLKERQKVFCSYTTPRNRRFEIEKDLMNLAKQPCFAHLNMEDGLRNIFKHDRSCDGIFDKDDSRNGTLMGKFLSEWKLNKIK